Genomic DNA from Archangium lipolyticum:
GCTCTACCGGCTGCTCGGCTTCGACTTCGACGTGCCAGACGGCTTCGATCTCGCCGCGATCGTCCGCGCCTGGGCGGAGCTCCCCCTGATGTTCCAACCCGGTGCGGAGTGGAACTACTCGGTGGCGACGGACGTGCTCGGCCGGCTCGTCGAGGCCGTGTCCGGACAGTCACTCGATACCTTCTTCGCCGAGCGCATCTTCGGCCCGCTGGGGATGAAGGACACCGGGTTCTGGTGCCCCGAGGACCAGCAGGGCCGCCTGGCCGCGCTGTACGCGGTGGCACCCGGGCAGCCCCGGCCGGTCCGGGCCGATGGGACTGGCAAGCGCGTGACGAGGCCCCCGACCTGGCTGTCCGGTGGCGGCGGGCTGGTGTCGACGACGCGCGACTACACGCGCTTCACCTGGATGCTCCTGAACGGCGGCGAGCTCGAGGGCGCGCGGCTGCTCTCACCCCGGACGGTCCGCTACATGACCCGGAACCACCTGCCCGGAGGTGACGATCTCGCGACATTCGGCCGGCCGCTGTTCGCCGAGACGCGGTTCGATGGGGTCGGATTCGGGCTCGGCTTCGGCGTGGTCATCGACCCGGTGGCCTACCGCTCGCCGACGAGCGTGGGCGAGTACCACTGGGGTGGCATGGCGAGCACCGCCTTCTGGGTCGATCCGGCCGAGCAGTTGAGCGTCGTGTTCATGACCCAACTGCTCCCCTCGAGCGCCCATCCGCTCCGCTCGCAGCTGCGACAGCTCGTGTACCAGGCGCTGGTCGACTGATATGGCTCGCCACCAGGAGGAACGAAAAATGAGTCCTGTTCGCACGTCCGCCGTACGTCCCCCATCCATCCTCGTTGGCCTTCTCGCGCTGATCCTGGCGAGCGGCTGTGCCCACAAACCCATCGTGTCCGAGAACAAGGGCCGTGAGTCGCAAGACCAGGGTCCGGTGCTCGCGAACACCGCCCAGGGCCAGGTTCGCGGCTCCATCCGCGACGGCATCAACACCTTCAAGGGCATTCCGTACGGTGGGCCCACCTCGGGCCGCAACCGCTTCATGCCCCCGACGAAGCCCGAGTCGTGGAGTGGCGTTCGCGATGCGCTCGAGTATGGCCCTCGCTGCGCCCAGCGCAGTGCCATCGGCTCGGCGGTGGATCGAGAGGTCGTGGCGGCGATCATCGCCCCCGACACCCAGGCCATGAGCGAGGACTGCCTGTTCCTCAACGTCTGGACCCCGGGCGTGGGAGACGGCCGGAAGCGGCCGGTCATGGTCTGGCTGCACGGCGGTGGCTTCGTGGAGGGCTCCGGCTCTTCCGCCCTCTATGACGGGCACGCGCTCGCCCGGCGCGGCGACGCCGTGGTCATCACGCTCAATCACCGGCTCGGGGCGCTCGGCTACCTGTACACGGGCAGCGGCGCCAACGCGGCCTCGGGCAACGCCGGCATGCTCGACATCGTCGCGGCGCTCCAGTGGGTGCGCGACAACATCGCCGCCTTCGGTGGGGATCCGGGCAACGTCACCATCTTCGGCGAGTCGGGCGGAGGCATGAAGGTGACCCTGATGCTCGCCATGCCCGCGGCCCAGGGGCTGTTCCACAAGGCCATCAGCCAGAGCGGCGCCCTGGTGCGCGCGTTGAAGCCGGAGCAGGCGGCCTCCATCACCGGCGAGCTGACGTCCGAGCTCGGGGTGAAGCCTGGAGACCTCGAGGCCCTGCAGAACGTGCCCCTGGAGAAGTTCCTGGATGCCCAGGGCGTGGTGCTGAAGAAGGAGCGCGAGGGTGGCTTCACCTTCAACTCGCCGTTCACCCCCGTGGCGGATGGGACCGTCCTGCCCCGGGATCCGTTCGATCCGGAGGCCCCCGCCGTCTCGGCGGACGTGCCGTTGTTGATCGGCTCCAACAGGGACGAGATGACGCTGTTCCTCTACGGGAAGCTGGGGCCCATGACCGATGGCATGGCGCGCATGGGCCTGGGGCGGCTCGCCGGCGACGCGAAGGATCAGGTCTTCGAGCACTACCGCAAGCGCATGCCCGACGCCTCGGGCGCGGACCTGATCATCGCCGCGGGCAGTGACATGTTCCGGGCGCCGTCGCTCCTGGTCGCCGATCGCAAGGTGGCCCAGGGCAAGGCCCCCGTCTACGTGTACCTGTTCACCTGGGAGACGCCGGTGCTCGAGGGCAAGCTCAAGTCCGCCCACGCGGTCGAGATCCCCTTCGTGCTCGACAACACCGACCTGGTTCCCGGCCTCACCGGCAAGGATCCCGAGCGCTTCAAGCTGGCCGAGCAGATGAGCACGACGTGGGTGACCTTCGCCCGCACCGGCAACCCGAACAACCCGGGCCTGCCCGAGTGGCCGGCCTACACCACCGAGCAGCGCCCCACGCTCCTCTTCAACCTCCCCTCCACGCTCGAGAACGATCCGAGGGGCGAGGAGCGCCAGCTCTGGCAGGGCATCCTCACGAAGTGAGCCGAACTTCGTCTGGACACAGGCGGCTCGCACTGGACGAGCCGCCTTTTTCAGGCGGACGGAAGGAAGCACCGGAACAGGGTGCCACGGCCCGGCCGAGGCTCCGCCTGCAACCGGCCCTGGTGCACCTCGAGGATGGAGCGGCTGATGGACAAGCCCATGCCCAGTCCCGCCGGCTTGGTGGTGAAGAACGGCTCGAAGAGGCGCTTGTGCGCCTCCGGGCTCAAGCCCACGCCCGTGTCCTCCACCACCAGCTCCACGCGCCCCTCCGTCCGCTGGGTGCGCACCCACACCTGCCGCTCCCCGGACGGGCACGGGCTCACCGCATCCAGCGCGTTGATGATCAGGTTGAGCACCACCTGCTGGAGCTGAACCCCATCTCCCTTCACGGGCAGCGGGGTGTCCGCCAACTGCAGTGAGAGGGTGGCGCCCCGAAGCTGCGCGTCATTGCCCGCCAGTTGCGCCACCTGGCGGACCAGCGCATTGAAGTCATGGGAGGCGAAGGGCCCCTGGTCCTTCTTCAGCAGCGCCCGCGTGCGGCGGATGATCTCTCCGGCCCGCTTGTTGTCGGCGACGATGTCATCGATCACCTCCCCCAGCAGGGTGAGATCCGGCGGCGTGCGCTGCAGCAACCGCTTCGCCATCTCGGCGTTGGTGAGAATGGCCGACAGGGGCTGGTTCAGCTCATGGGCGATGGAGGCCCCCAGCTCGCCCACCGCGGCGACCCGCTCCATGTGGGCCCGCTCGTCCCGGGCCCGGCGTGCCTCCAGCTCGGCGCGCCTGCGCGGAGTCGCGTCCACCACCGTGACCACGGCGCCGCCACCTGGCAGCTCCAGCCGCCGGGCGCGCAGCTCGAACCAGGTGTCCGCCCGGGGGCCACGGAACTCAACCATGCCCTCATCCACCCGGCCCGAGAGCACGTCCTCCAGCAGCGTGGCCACCCCCGCCGTCTCGAACTCTCCCGCGTGCGCCAGCTTCTGGAGGGACTGGAGGTAGGAGCCGCCCGGAAAGAGGAGCCTCTGGGTGGACAACGCGCCCAGCCCCTCGCGCTGGGCCGAGGGGGCGCTGGCCCGAAGCACCGCGCCCTGCCTGTCCAGAATGGCCACCGCGCCCGGGAGCGAATCCAGCACGGCCAGGTTCAGCCGCTGGGCCCCCATGCGCCTGCGCCGCTCCAGCAACAGCACGACGATGAGCGCCGCCTGGAGCAGGCCCGCCGCCACCACCGCGATCACCCCCCAGCGGTAGCGCTCCCAGAGCTCGAGCTCGCGAAGCTCGGCGGCCGCGAGCGGGGTGGCCATCAGCCACAGCATCGAAACGCCCAGGGCACGCATCCCCATTCTCCATGCTGGCCGCACACCTGCCTCCTGCCATCGCGCCCATCATTCCATCTCGTGCGCTCCAGGTCGATTTGACAGGCACGCGGAGGTGTGGATCGGCTGCGTGGATGAGTGAGCCCAAGCAGGAAGAGAGCGCGGCGGACCTCGGGGAGGCCCGCACGGTCATCAGCCCACGGCCAGGCTCCGCCCCCGCCGGGGTCGAGCCCTCCACGGGGCCCACGCTCCCTGCTTCAGGGGGGGATGGCATCCACGTGGCTCCCGGGCGCGCCCTGGCGGGCCGCTACACCGTGCTGGACGTCCTGGGTCAGGGCGGCATGGGCGTGGTGTTGGCCGCCTATGACGCGAGGCTGGATCGGCGCGTGGCCCTGAAGCTGGTGCGCTCGCGCGAGGCTGACGGCGATGATGGGTTGGCCCAGGTCCGCATGGTGCGTGAGGCGCAGAGCATGGCCCGCCTCAATCACCCCCACGTGGTGGCGGTCTATGACGCGGGGACGCTCGAGGATGGCTCCGTCTTCATCGCCATGGAGTACGTCCAGGGACAGACGTTGCGGAGCTGGTGCCAGCACACCCCGCCCCGCTCCTGGCGGGAGGTGATCGCGGCCTATCTGGCCGCGGGGCGCGGACTGGCGGCCGCGCACGCGGCGGGCCTCGTTCACCGCGACTTCAAACCAGACAATGTCCTGGTCGGCGAGGACGGCCGGGTGCGCGTCACGGACTTCGTGAAGACGCGCGGCTGCGGTTCGAGCGCGCGCTGGCCATTCACGAGAAGACCTTCGGGCCAGAGCACCCGGATGTGGCGGCCGTGCTCATCAACGTGGGGGGAGTGCTCGCGGACCTGGGCCGGTATGAGGAGGCCAGGGTCCGGCTGGAGCGCGCGCTGACGGTGCTGGAGAAAGCGCTGGGTCCCCAGCACCCGGTGCTCTCCATCCCGCTCACCCTGTTGGGCCGGGCCCTCACGGGTCTGGGCCGGTATGAGGAGGCGCAGCGCCGGCTGGATCGCGCTCTGGTCCTGCAACAACAGCCGGAAGAGCACGCCGGGCTGATGGAGCCACTCACCGCGCTGGGGTTGCTCCAACTGGCGCGCGGCAGGCCCGCGGCCGCCGTGCCGTTGCTCGAGCGGGCCTTGCGGCTCGCGCCGGAGGAGGCGGCCACGGAGACGCGGTTCGTGCTGGCCCGGGCCCTCTGGGAGTCGAAGCAGGATCGCCCTCGCGCCCTCGAGCTGGCCGCCCGAGCCCGGAGTGACTGGCAGCGCCGCGGCAATGCCCCCCGGCTGGCCGAAGTGTCCCAGTGGTTGGCTTCACGGAGATGAGCCCAGCCGCTCCAACAGCCGCACCAGCTCTGGCACCGAGTCCACCGCCAGCTTCTCCATGGCACGGCCGCGCTGCAGGCGCACGGTCTGCTCGGCGGTGCCCAGCTCGGCTGCGATCTGCTTGTTGAGCAGCCCCCGCGCCACCCGCTGGCAGACATCCCACTCGCGGGGTGTCAGCTTGGAGAAACGGACCCGGAGCGCCTCGCGCTCCTGCTCGGAGGCGATCGCCGCCCGGTCCTGCGCCTGCGCCCGTTCCACCGCCTCCAGCAGTTCCGCCGTGCCGACCGGCTTGGACAGGAAGTCCACGGCTCCAGCCTTCATGGCCTTCACCGCCGCCGGCACATCCCCGTGTCCGCTGATGAAGATGATGGGCTGCTTCCACCCCGCGCGCCGCAGCTCCTCCTGAAGCTCCAGCCCGTTCAGCTCCGGCATGCGCAGGTCCATCACCACGCACCCCGGACGCCGTCCGGGCTCCCGCTCCAGCATCTGTCGCGGGTGGTCGAAGCTCTCGACCGTGTACCCTTCCAACTGGAACATGCGTGAGAGGCTGCGCAGCACGGAGGGATCGTCATCCACGATGAACACCGTGGAACGCTCTTGGCTCGAAAGACCGTGCACCTGATGGCCCCTTGCTCGTACCGAGCGGCACACGCTACCACGACACGCACAGCGAGTGAGAGGGTGTCAAGTCTGCGAAACGCCTGTTGCGACTCGCAGTGAACTCCCCTCCCCCTGGCGTCATGGCAACCACTTCGAGGCGAGGCTTCCTCCAGTTGCCGGCTCCAGGGCTCACGCCAGCTGGGCGAGCGCCTCCTTGGAGAAGTCCTGCAGCTCGCCATGGCGGCCCTCGCGCACCTTACGGGCCCACTGCGCATCGGCGAGCAGCGCGCGGCCGACGGCCACCAGGTCGAACTCCTCGCGCTCCAGACGGACCAGCAGGTTCTCCAGGGACGCGGGCTTGGAGCTCTCGCCACGGAACGCGGCGATGAACTCGCCGCTCAACCCCACCGAGCCGACGGTGATGGTGGGCTTGCCGGTGAGCTTCTTGGCCCAGCCGGCGAAGTTGAGCTCCGAGCCCTCGAACTCCGGCTCCCAGAAGCGGCGCTGCGAGCAGTGCAGGATGTCCGTTCCGGCCTCGACGAGCGGCGTGAGCCAGGCCTCCATCTCCTTGGGCGTCTGGGCCAGCCGGACGGTGAAGTCCTGCTGCTTCCACTGGGACAGGCGCAGGATGATGACGAAGTCCTTGCGGACGGAGGCGCGGATGGCCTTCACCACCTCGGAGGCGAAGCGGGCGCGCTCGGCGAGGGTGGCGCCACCGAAGGCATCGGTCCGCTCGTTGGTGCCGGACCAGAAGAACTGGTCGATCAGGTAGCCGTGCGCGCCGTGAATCTCCACCGCGTCGAAGCCCAGCCGCTGCGCGTCCGCCGCCGCCTTGCCGAAAGCGGCGATGGTGTCGGCGATGGCCTCGTCGGTCATGGGCTCGGTGAAGCGCTTGCCCGGCGAGGACAGGCCCGAGGGGCTGTCCACCGGAGGCGGCGCGACCCAGGTGGTCTGGGGATTGCGCGCGGAGCCCACGTGCCAGAGCTGGGGAGCCATCACCCCGCCCACGGCGTGCACCTCGTCGATGACGCGCTTCCACCCCGCGAGCGCCTGCTCCCCGTGGAAGTCGGGCACGTTGGGATCGTTCTTGGCGGAGGGCCGGTTCACCACCGTGCCCTCCGAGAGGATGAGACCCACCTCCGCCTCGGCGCGGCGGCGGTAGTACGCGGCGACCTCGGGGGTCGGAACACCGTCGGGAGAGAAGGAGCGCGTCATGGGAGCCATGACGATGCGGTTCTTCAGCTTCAGCGACTTGTGGGAGAAGGGGCGGAACAGGGCATCTACGGACATGGGGGGGAACTCCGGGGGCTACACGTTTCGGAAGCGGCTGATTAATCAGTCCGCCGTTCCCCGGCCGTTAGAAAATCCGAAGCCCCCGAGAAGAACGGGCCCGGTCCCGCCGTGCACTGGTGTATATCGCCCCGACTCATGAGCCCCATCGACACGAAGGCCATGAGACGAGCAGGTCACCTCTTTGTCACATCCCTGATGCTGCTGGCGGGAGGAGAAGCACGCGCGAACGAGCTCACCGTGGGAGCAACCTCGTTCCTCTCTCTCGCCTCGCTGAGCTCCACGGCGACGCGCCTCACCCTGGATGTCGCCTGGCACCACACGCTGGGCCTGGGGGAGCGGCCGGAGGGCGTGCGGCTGACCGCGGGAGTCCGCGCGAGCACTCCGGGTAGCGCCGAGCTGCCGCTGGAGGGCTACGGACGCGTGGAGCTGGTGGCGCGAGTGGGGTCCTGGGTGCCAGCCCTGGGCCCCGAGGTAGGGGTGAGCGGCTTCACCCACCTGGACCGCTACAGCGAGAGCCCCGTCTATCCCCGAGGCGTTCTCGGGGTGGTGCAGGAGCACCAGGGGTACGTCTATGCCGGCCTCGCGCTCGCGCCCCTGCGCTTCCAGCTCGGGCGTTTCACCGTCAGCGCCGCGGAGCTGCAGGCGGCGACTCCCCTGAAGGACGTTGGCTCGGCCGTCCGCCTCCAGTTCGGCCTGCTGCACCTGGGAGGAACCCTCTGATGCGCACCGCGAGATACCTTTCCCCTCTGGTGACGGCCATGGCCCTGTCGGCGGGCTGTGCCACCGAGTCCATCCCCCTCGACGAGGCACGCCTGTCCGGACTGCCCGAGCTCTCCGCCGCCGTGGACGAGGCGCGGCTGAAGCGCGTGGTGGACGAGCTGGTGGCCGCGCACCGGAGCGACAGGCCCCTGGACTGCACGCGGCTCGGCATTCCCAACGCCACTCCCGACCACCTCTTCTGCCACCACACGCGGGAGAAGGCGCGTGAGTACATGCACCGCGAGCTCCAGGAGATGGGCTACACCGTGAACGACCAGGTGTCGCGAGACGGTGAGCTCGACATCGCCAACGTGGTCGCGGAGAAGCGGGGCACGCGCTACCCGGACGAGATCGTGCTGGTGGGCGCGCACTACGACGCCTTCTACGCGGGGGCCGATGACAACTCCACCGGGGTGGCCGCGGTGCTGGAGCTGGCGCGCATCCTGTCGTCCCACTCCTTCGAGCGGACCGTGCGCTTCGTGGGGTTCGACCTGGAGGAGCTCGGCCTGGTGGGGAGCACCCGGTACGTGAACGAGCAGGTGAAGGACGAGAACGTGGTGGCCGCCCTCATCCTCGACAGCATCGGCTACCGCGACACCACGCCCGGCTCGCAACAGGGAGTCCCACCGCTCTCCTTCCCCTCGGCGGCGGACTTCATCCTCGCCACCACCAACGCGCACTCCTCGCGGCAGGCCGACGAGA
This window encodes:
- a CDS encoding PAS domain-containing sensor histidine kinase, giving the protein MRALGVSMLWLMATPLAAAELRELELWERYRWGVIAVVAAGLLQAALIVVLLLERRRRMGAQRLNLAVLDSLPGAVAILDRQGAVLRASAPSAQREGLGALSTQRLLFPGGSYLQSLQKLAHAGEFETAGVATLLEDVLSGRVDEGMVEFRGPRADTWFELRARRLELPGGGAVVTVVDATPRRRAELEARRARDERAHMERVAAVGELGASIAHELNQPLSAILTNAEMAKRLLQRTPPDLTLLGEVIDDIVADNKRAGEIIRRTRALLKKDQGPFASHDFNALVRQVAQLAGNDAQLRGATLSLQLADTPLPVKGDGVQLQQVVLNLIINALDAVSPCPSGERQVWVRTQRTEGRVELVVEDTGVGLSPEAHKRLFEPFFTTKPAGLGMGLSISRSILEVHQGRLQAEPRPGRGTLFRCFLPSA
- a CDS encoding carboxylesterase/lipase family protein, yielding MSPVRTSAVRPPSILVGLLALILASGCAHKPIVSENKGRESQDQGPVLANTAQGQVRGSIRDGINTFKGIPYGGPTSGRNRFMPPTKPESWSGVRDALEYGPRCAQRSAIGSAVDREVVAAIIAPDTQAMSEDCLFLNVWTPGVGDGRKRPVMVWLHGGGFVEGSGSSALYDGHALARRGDAVVITLNHRLGALGYLYTGSGANAASGNAGMLDIVAALQWVRDNIAAFGGDPGNVTIFGESGGGMKVTLMLAMPAAQGLFHKAISQSGALVRALKPEQAASITGELTSELGVKPGDLEALQNVPLEKFLDAQGVVLKKEREGGFTFNSPFTPVADGTVLPRDPFDPEAPAVSADVPLLIGSNRDEMTLFLYGKLGPMTDGMARMGLGRLAGDAKDQVFEHYRKRMPDASGADLIIAAGSDMFRAPSLLVADRKVAQGKAPVYVYLFTWETPVLEGKLKSAHAVEIPFVLDNTDLVPGLTGKDPERFKLAEQMSTTWVTFARTGNPNNPGLPEWPAYTTEQRPTLLFNLPSTLENDPRGEERQLWQGILTK
- a CDS encoding NADH:flavin oxidoreductase, which encodes MSVDALFRPFSHKSLKLKNRIVMAPMTRSFSPDGVPTPEVAAYYRRRAEAEVGLILSEGTVVNRPSAKNDPNVPDFHGEQALAGWKRVIDEVHAVGGVMAPQLWHVGSARNPQTTWVAPPPVDSPSGLSSPGKRFTEPMTDEAIADTIAAFGKAAADAQRLGFDAVEIHGAHGYLIDQFFWSGTNERTDAFGGATLAERARFASEVVKAIRASVRKDFVIILRLSQWKQQDFTVRLAQTPKEMEAWLTPLVEAGTDILHCSQRRFWEPEFEGSELNFAGWAKKLTGKPTITVGSVGLSGEFIAAFRGESSKPASLENLLVRLEREEFDLVAVGRALLADAQWARKVREGRHGELQDFSKEALAQLA
- a CDS encoding tetratricopeptide repeat protein, with protein sequence MRFERALAIHEKTFGPEHPDVAAVLINVGGVLADLGRYEEARVRLERALTVLEKALGPQHPVLSIPLTLLGRALTGLGRYEEAQRRLDRALVLQQQPEEHAGLMEPLTALGLLQLARGRPAAAVPLLERALRLAPEEAATETRFVLARALWESKQDRPRALELAARARSDWQRRGNAPRLAEVSQWLASRR
- a CDS encoding response regulator transcription factor, which encodes MFIVDDDPSVLRSLSRMFQLEGYTVESFDHPRQMLEREPGRRPGCVVMDLRMPELNGLELQEELRRAGWKQPIIFISGHGDVPAAVKAMKAGAVDFLSKPVGTAELLEAVERAQAQDRAAIASEQEREALRVRFSKLTPREWDVCQRVARGLLNKQIAAELGTAEQTVRLQRGRAMEKLAVDSVPELVRLLERLGSSP
- a CDS encoding M28 family peptidase, whose protein sequence is MRTARYLSPLVTAMALSAGCATESIPLDEARLSGLPELSAAVDEARLKRVVDELVAAHRSDRPLDCTRLGIPNATPDHLFCHHTREKAREYMHRELQEMGYTVNDQVSRDGELDIANVVAEKRGTRYPDEIVLVGAHYDAFYAGADDNSTGVAAVLELARILSSHSFERTVRFVGFDLEELGLVGSTRYVNEQVKDENVVAALILDSIGYRDTTPGSQQGVPPLSFPSAADFILATTNAHSSRQADEMWALNQRLGLTRMMTLGAPGQGNGPATGDLMRSDHAPFWLAGKPAIFLGDTADLRSPHYHRPTDTPDTLDTAFVAEVVRLSAVSLAYWAGGVR
- a CDS encoding serine hydrolase domain-containing protein — its product is MADFGIDVDPGEVGLDTQRLRRIDTHFRRYVDDGRLAGWQVMVSRRGKVAHLTSYGLADREAGRAVETDTVWRIYSMTKPITSVAAMMLWEEGAFELSDPVSRWLPEFAAPRVYTGGPASKPVTVPATEPIRVWHLLTHTAGLTYGFHRVHVTDELYRLLGFDFDVPDGFDLAAIVRAWAELPLMFQPGAEWNYSVATDVLGRLVEAVSGQSLDTFFAERIFGPLGMKDTGFWCPEDQQGRLAALYAVAPGQPRPVRADGTGKRVTRPPTWLSGGGGLVSTTRDYTRFTWMLLNGGELEGARLLSPRTVRYMTRNHLPGGDDLATFGRPLFAETRFDGVGFGLGFGVVIDPVAYRSPTSVGEYHWGGMASTAFWVDPAEQLSVVFMTQLLPSSAHPLRSQLRQLVYQALVD